One genomic window of Dermacentor andersoni chromosome 8, qqDerAnde1_hic_scaffold, whole genome shotgun sequence includes the following:
- the LOC140212996 gene encoding uncharacterized protein, producing the protein MQVGERFSLFAKKSNNYFLVQLPSPQCLNAVLADCFHVIFSLLLLLSGDIETNPGPDTAAILAELKKISTGQSKLISEVQDLKSQLLATDRNVSDLGKRMTELESHYESLVTLKTDTEVLRADATKATRLISKLEARFDDAENRTRRNNLVFYGLPETTPESYAQSEQLIIKHCREHLDVHIDPKEIERAHRLGRHSNDKPRPIITKFTFFKTKETVLSSARKLKGTNYSIGEDFSRAVRIARSQLVAFARKQSAPFNLRYKTLHIGQRRYVFDSVSETVREVL; encoded by the coding sequence ATGCAGGTTGGTGAACGTTTCAGCCTCTTTGCCAAAAAGTCTAACAACTACTTCTtagtacagctgccaagcccacagtgcCTTAACGCTGTTCTTGCTGATTGTTTTCATGTCATTTTTTCGCTGTTACTCCTACTTTCCGGTGATATAGAAACTAACCCCGGTCCGGATACTGCAGCTATCCTCGCAGAGCTAAAGAAGATATCTACTGGCCAGTCCAAGCTTATTTCTGAAGTTCAAGATCTAAAATCTCAGTTATTAGCGACAGACAGAAATGTATctgacctaggcaaacgtatgACCGAACTTGAGAGCCATTACGAAAGCCTTGTAACACTTAAAACAGACACAGAAGTTCTCCGCGCCGACGCAACTAAAGCTACTCGCTTAATTTCAAAACTAGAGGCACGTTTTGACGATGCGGAAAACCGAACGCGACGGAACAACTTGGTATTCTACGGACTCCCTGAAACTACGCCTGAATCGTACGCACAATCAGAACAACTTATCATTAAACATTGCCGCGAGCATTTAGATGTACACATCGACCCAAAAGAGATAGAGCGCGCCCATCGTCTCGGACGTCATTCGAACGACAAACCCCGTCCAATAATAACAAAATTCACATttttcaaaacaaaagaaactgtccTGTCGAGCGCCCGGAAACTAAAAGGTACCAATTATAGTATTGGCGAAGATTTTTCTCGTGCAGTTCGAATTGCTCGCAGCCAGCTCGTTGCATTTGCCAGAAAGCAATCTGCCCCATTTAATCTGCGCTACAAAACCCTGCACATCGGACAGAGGCGCTACGTGTTTGATAGCGTATCTGAAACTGTAAGAGAAGTGTTATAG